The DNA segment GTGTTCGAGGTGGAGTCCAAGCTGCCGGTGCCCATCCACATCGGCGCCGGCTACGGCGGCGACTCGGACTGGCTGCACGGGGTGTGGAAGGGCGAGAAGTTCACCGAGCGGCTGGATTACGACCTGAGCGATCCGTCGGTGGCCGGGCGGGCGATGTTCGGCGTGATCGACCACGTGGGCCGGGCGACATGTGCGGTCGACGGCCGCGCGATCGAAGGGTGGGGGCTGTTCGAGCACGGTGCGCTCGGCCGCCACGACCCGTCGGGCTTCGCCGATTGGTTCACGCTGGCGCCGTGACCGGCGTGTCCTCGGTGGCCGGCCGCAGCAACAGCGCGAGCAGACCGAACACCGCGCAGGCGCCGAACGCGGTTTGCGCGCCTGCGCTGTCGATCAGCGCGCCCACCGCCGGGGCACCCAGCGCCTGACCGACCGCGAGGGTGAAGAAACTCAACCCCACCCCGAACGCCGTCCGGTCGGGGTAGACGCGCACGCTCCACAGCAGGAGCAGACCGGACATCGCCACGTACGCCGCACCGAACATGCCGGGGGCCGCCAGGATCACGACGAGGTGGGTGGACCCGACGGCCAGGGCCAGCGTCGCCGCCGCCATCGCCACGGTGGTCAGCACCCACGCGGGTCGCAGGCCGATCCGCGCCACGAGCGCACCGCCGAACGCTCCGGCGATACCGGCCGCGCCGAGCACCGTCCACGAGACCGACGACACGACCGGCCCGGCGCCGCCGACGGAGGTGATCACCTCCCTCCCGAAGTTCCAGACCGCGATGCTGGCGACCCCGGCGATCAGCGACGCCACGACCAGACCGAAAGTTCCTGGCCGAACAGTCCTCTCGCGCAGACCCGATGGCTCGGTCGCCCCGACTGACGGCACCACGCGGGCCGCCCACACCGTCACGACGGCGGTGATCGCCGCGAACAGCGCCCACGCGATCCGCCAGTGGCCGAACAGCAGCAGCGCGACGGGGCCGGAGACGACCACACCGATGCCCGTGCCCGCGTTCACGATCGTCTGGGCGCGGTCGGCCACCGCGCCACGCATCAGGTGCGCGACGGCCGCGGCGAGCGGCGGCGAGGCGATCCCCGTGCTGCATCCGGCCACGAGGATTCCGACGGCGAGGAACAACGTCGACGGCGCGGCCGCGACGGTCGAGATGCCCACGGTGGCAACCACGCCCGCGCCGACCGCGACCCGTCGGGGACCGAGTCGTTCGGTCAGCACGATGCTGAGCACGATCGCGGCGCAGTACCCCACGTAGCTGCCCGCGCCGATGAGGCCGAACGCCGTCGACGTCAGCTCGAAGGTGTCGGTGAACACCGGCGAGAACAACCCGTAGGCGAAGCGCGCGAACCCGTAGCAGCAGCCGATCAGGCAGGCACCCGCTCCGACCACAAAGTAGAACGATCGTTGCATTCTAGCTACAATGGCACGATGTCCGTCCGTCGGCAACCCGCCCGCAT comes from the Mycolicibacterium litorale genome and includes:
- a CDS encoding MFS transporter, yielding MQRSFYFVVGAGACLIGCCYGFARFAYGLFSPVFTDTFELTSTAFGLIGAGSYVGYCAAIVLSIVLTERLGPRRVAVGAGVVATVGISTVAAAPSTLFLAVGILVAGCSTGIASPPLAAAVAHLMRGAVADRAQTIVNAGTGIGVVVSGPVALLLFGHWRIAWALFAAITAVVTVWAARVVPSVGATEPSGLRERTVRPGTFGLVVASLIAGVASIAVWNFGREVITSVGGAGPVVSSVSWTVLGAAGIAGAFGGALVARIGLRPAWVLTTVAMAAATLALAVGSTHLVVILAAPGMFGAAYVAMSGLLLLWSVRVYPDRTAFGVGLSFFTLAVGQALGAPAVGALIDSAGAQTAFGACAVFGLLALLLRPATEDTPVTAPA